GGGCATCGAACAGCATCTCGTGCGTTTGCAGCGGATAGGCGCGCAGGTAGAACGCTCGGCTGTGGCTGAGCTTGAAGTGGGCTACCTGCAGCTTGGTGCGCACGCCGGCGAGAACAGCCCAGTCCTCGCTCCAGTCGAACTGGAAGGCCTCACCCGGACCGAAGGCCAGGGGAACGAAGGTGCCGCGGCCAGTGGTCTGCTGGGCCACAAGGCGCTGCTCGTGCCAGAGGCGGGCAAAGGCCGCTACGCGGTTGTAGGAGCCGCCATAACCGAGCGCCTGCAGATCCACGTACATCTGCTTGACGGTGCGGCGCTGCTTGCGGGATCGGCCAGCTTCCGTCTTGAGCCAGCCAGCGAGCTTCAAGGCGAAGGGATCGAGCTTGGATGGACTGACCCGCTTGGCATAGTGCGGCTCGGCCTCGCCTACGCGCAGGTACTTGCGGATGGTGTTGCGCGAGAGGCCCGTGCGGCGGGCTATCTCCCGGATGGACAGCTGCTCTCGCAGGGCCCAGCGCCTGATGACACTCAGTGTTGCCACGTCTATCACTCCTGGTCTCCTGCTGCTCAGCAAAGCAGCAGGTTAGGGTTAGTACGTGGGTCAGGTTTGGATGGAAATCCCGGGGGTTAGTGGGTCACTTCTGCGTGGAAATCAACACTCGGGCACGAAAAGCCCACCGGTGGTGAAGGAAAGCCGGTAGGGTGCGGTCATGCGGCCAACTCCTTGTTCGAGAGGTAGCCGGGAGCGAGTACAGCAGTTTCGACCCCGTAGAGACTCAAGTGATTTTTGAGCCACAGGCGATATTCGGGGCCTCGCAGGCGGTGGTCTGGTGAGCAGTCCACACTCCATTTGCGCAGCACATATCCGGCAATGGCGGCGCGCAGCTTGAGGCGCAAGCTGCCATCATGCAAGCCGTAGTCCATGCGGGTAATTTCGGGACGCGGTTGGTCAGGGTGTGGAACAAGGTCGAGTTCTACGATGCGTGCCCACTGTGCGTCGTGCTCTGGTGTTTCGTGACGCTGCGGCGAACTTTCTGCCTGTACGTTGGGTGCTTGAATGCGGGTAAGCACAAAGTCGCGGAACTCATTGCTCTTGCGGTCGAAAGCGCGGACATGCCACCGCAGCCCGGTATCGAGCAGGGCAAAAGGAACGATCTGGCGCTGGGATGCGCCGCTGCTGATGGAGTGGTAGCGTATGTCCAGCACCTGTTTCAGGTGGATGGCTCGGGTGATGCAGGCCAGCACCTCCAGGTCAGGGTGCGAGAGGCATGAAGGCATCAGACAGGGCAGCAACGATTCAGACGATGGCGCGATGGCATCGCCCAGTTGTTCGGCCAGCCATGCCAGGGCCTGATCGGCGGATGTGGGGAACAGGGGGGAGAAGGCCGAGCCAAGCAGGTAGCCCTTGCTCCGGCTATCAAACTCGATGTTCTGGGGGGCGAGATCTCTGTACACCGCCAGGTCGCGCGATGCCGCTGCCGACTGGATGCCAAAACGGAGCATCACATCCGGGCGGCGCACTTCGCCGAGAAAACGCAAGCGCAATTCGATGTGCCGGAGGCGATCTTGTTGCGATTGCGGAATCGGTGCGAGTGACATGAAGTTACATCAAGAGAAGTCCATCGAGTATATCTATAGAAAATGACATTCGTATCAAAAAGATACGACTCTTCGTGGGGATGCTGGGAGGCCATGGGCGAGGTGCCCATGGCCTCCCGATATGGCCGACTCTATGGCTTTGGCTCACCACGTCGCTTGGTGCGCGGCCCGCTAGGACGCGGCTTCACTGGCCGTTCAGCGTCAATCTGCAACGGACGAAGGCGGTGCCCTTTGCTTGCCTGGCCGGCGGTGCCATACAAGCGCCGGGTTTCGGCGCTTATGTGTCCCAGTCCACGGCATGTGGCTTCGTCATCGCCGTTGGCCTTCAGATCGGCGGCAAACTGGTGGCGGAAGCAGTAGGCCGTGATCGGTTGCCTGTGATTGGGCCACAGGCTGCGCGCCAGGCGGCGTATCTCCACGGTCAAATTGACGGCGCTCCTGACCTGCGCGAACACCCGTGGTTCCGGCTGAGTATCCAACAATTCGTTGACGACAAC
This region of Alicycliphilus denitrificans K601 genomic DNA includes:
- a CDS encoding helix-turn-helix transcriptional regulator, which codes for MSLAPIPQSQQDRLRHIELRLRFLGEVRRPDVMLRFGIQSAAASRDLAVYRDLAPQNIEFDSRSKGYLLGSAFSPLFPTSADQALAWLAEQLGDAIAPSSESLLPCLMPSCLSHPDLEVLACITRAIHLKQVLDIRYHSISSGASQRQIVPFALLDTGLRWHVRAFDRKSNEFRDFVLTRIQAPNVQAESSPQRHETPEHDAQWARIVELDLVPHPDQPRPEITRMDYGLHDGSLRLKLRAAIAGYVLRKWSVDCSPDHRLRGPEYRLWLKNHLSLYGVETAVLAPGYLSNKELAA